TCATTAGGTCATTCGAATAATAATTACTTATCCTATAAACACCTTGAGAAATAAATGTCGGAGTAAGAACAGTTGGTGACGTTTGATTCCTAATCTTCTGCTCAAGATTATAGACAAGACTATCAGCATTCAATAAAGTTTGTCTATTAAACGGATTATTTAAAGTGACAGATGTGGTTGTCTTAGAATAGGCACATAATGCAAACTCATACTGACCTTGACCACTACTTAAATCATTCTGAACTAAATTAGGATAAGTCGATGCTTGTTCTTTCACATAAATTGAAACTTCATTATTGGTTAAATCCACATTCAAAACCACATAACCTAAGCGATTAGCATTTGGTGTAACAATGACTTGCGTATTATTTTCAATATAAATTAACCTACCCTGAACCATGACATAACCATCCTCAAATGTAATGGTGTTATTAGCAAGAGTATAAAACACACTACCCCTACTACCTAAAAGCACACCAGTTCCAACTGAAAATATAAAGTCATTTAAATCTGCATCATGTTTTGATGTGACGCTTGAACCATCAAAGGTTATTTTTTGTATTCCCATTAAAACTCTCCTCCATCTAAATCAGAATAACCACTATTATTCACTGTGACATTCCCGACCTTACTATTTACGTTTTTACTTAAAATTTGAATCTTCTCAGTGAGTTTTAAACGATACTCACCAAGTGTAATGGTTGCTACTTCAAAAGTGCTCACATACTTAATACCGGTAACCAATGAATCATACCGTTTGCCCTTATGAATGAATTCAACAAAATCACCAATCTCTAATGTTCTTAAGATATCTAATGAGTGATTCTTTTTTTGGATCATAAAACTAATTTGATGATCTGTTTTATCAATACTGAGAACTGAGCGAACTTTTGTATCCAAATCTAAGTAATCATTATCTGAATATGTTTCAACTTTTGATATGACTTTTGGATATCTTAGATTACTTGTATTATCTTTTGTTATCGTGCCATCTGTTAATAGGTAATAAATAACTGTATCCTTAAAGAATAAGTTACTTGTCTTTGGATAATATATCGCCTTATTCGTGCTTTCTTTACTTGAATCATTAATGATTAAGTCTTCTAAGATGAGGCTATCTGCTTTTATTTTTAAGCCTCGTGTCACATTAACGATTCTGATTAATATTCCACTAAAACTACCGGCATTAAATATCACTTCATGTTTGATATAAACACCATACATCCGGTTAGCAAGCTCCAAAAGTTCATAAATTGTCATGACCTTATCCGCATCAAAAACAAAACTACCCAGCTTCGATGTTTCCACACTGATGCTAAGGTAGTTTAAGTTTTGTTTGGTGTCACTGTTTTGAAGATACGTTTTTCTAATGATTTCTTCTATATAGGTTGCCACATTACCGTTGAAACTTTCAACTAACACTTCAACTTTTAATAGCTCTTTGAAATCAACACTTGCAATAACAAGATGCGTTTTTTCATCTTCGATATTTTCTACGATACCGAAGTAAGCCCCATCTTCTTTTACATAAACATAATCACCAACTGCAACATTCAGTTTGCTTTTGTTTATCTTGAAATGTGATTTTTGCGCAATGACAATGTCATGTATAATTTCGAAATCATCACCAATATAAGCATGATCTTTATACGTGAAATTCAAGTGATCTAATATAATCAAGTCCATAGTAATCACCCCAAATGGTATTCAAAGATATGAACTTTACAAAACGTATCTTCCATCACGCCAGATTTAAACTCTAATGTATTTCTACCTGGTTTTAATTCGATAAAATTATCTTTCTCAAAATCCTGATATGCATAGATATCTGTTTCAATGTCATTCTTAATCATCTTTAAATACTTATTGTCAGCTACTGATGATATTCGTATTTTGACATCATCCTCAACTAAGTTTAATCGTAGACTTGAGACCAATATCCCATTTTGGATCACATTGATCTCTGGATGATCGACTGACCCTTCCATTTCAATAATCACATTTGCATTAAATGAACCACCCACATCAATCGTAGTTCGTCCTTCTTGTGTAATCTGATACGTGTAATCATATGGGTAAGGATAAACTTTGCCATCAAGCACTTCAGTTATGTCAATGATGATTTGTCTTTCTTTAATCCAATAACTCTTTTTATTTAATGTGATTTCACAGCTTAGTAATCCAGCTTTTATCTCTGCTTTGCTTAATGAAACCACATCAACGTGAACATACTTTATGTCATTGGAAACATAGTATAGTTTCAAATTATCTCGACCTTGATTTAAGTAGTCGATAAATCGTTGATAACCTTGATACCCATCCATGAAATTGAGCAACCCACTGATTTCTGATAAAGGCGTTTCTCTTTTAACTGTTTTATGGATATGGCCATATTTCAAGTACGTCATATTGAGTTGAAAACCTAATCCTATAACATTCGAAAGTAAGACACCACTGTGATACTTAAAATGGAATTGTTGGCCATGTTCATTCTCTAAGTAAAATCTTCTTGTCATATAAACTTACCACCTAACGCTCTGTTGATTGAATCAATATCGAATGTGGATGATGATGTATTGATGGTGATTGCATTATTGGTTGTGCTCTTATTAGACGTTTGGTTACTCGTATTAGAAGTTTTTTTCAGATTAAATGTATCACTGAACCAACCGCCAACCTTACCGAATATGCCACCGACCTTTTCTTTGGTGTTATTAGCAAAGTTAGAAACGCCATCGACGATATTGTTTGCAACATCTGTTACACCTTTAACTGCACCACCAGCAAAGTTCGATACCGTATCAACCACATTTGAAGCAATACCAGTGACTTTATCAGCTACACCGCCAACAAAATCGCCAACTTTACCTGCAACATCTCCGATAAAATTACCAATACCACCGACAACATTTCCAATCGTATCACCAATACCGCCTAATGCACCACCAACCACATCACCAACACTACCAGCAAAATCAAATATCTTTGTAAAGAAACCAATAATCGTTTCTAATATGTCCAAAATCGGATTTAAAATGAACTCTAATGCCTGAAACGCAGGAACTAAAATAGCTTGTAAAACATTACCAACCATCTCAATCAAGGGTGAAATCATCTCAAAAATATCACCTAAAAACTCGAGTTGCTTAATCAATGGAGCTAAGATCATATCGATGATCGGAACTAATATATCAATTAGTCTTGTGAATATATTGATAACTATCTCAACAATAGGCATTAATGCATCCATTAAAACTTCAACAATCTTCATGATAGGTTCTAGGAGTCTCATAAAAGTCTCCATGAGTTTTTCTAATAATTCTTTGAACTTTTCGCTACGCATTAAAGCCATAACCACAATCGCAATCAAAGCACCAATCCCTAAGGTTGCAGCATTAATACCAATACCAGCAATAGCACCAGCAGCACCGACACCTTTTAAAGCAACTGCTACTACCTTTAATATAGGACCAACTTTACCGATGATAGTTAATACGGGTCCAACAGCAGCTGCAAGTCCAACTAAGAAACCTATCAGTTGCTGTGTGCCACTACTAAGATTCGTCCACCATGAAATCATGTTACTTACTGCAGGAATGAGTTTATTGGTGATTGCTTCAACAACAGACTGCATAGCTGGAACAAGCGCCACAGCAAGTTCGACTGAAAGTGCTGTTGTTGATACTTTTAATCTATCCAGCGAATCATTAAATGCACCAGTTGTTTCAGCTTGTTCACTCGTAATGATACCAAGTGCCCTTGCTTGTTCTCTTAATTCGTTGATAGCTTCTGATTCCATATTAAGCATTGGAAGCAACTCAGAACCTAACTTATCACCAAATAAATGATTAGCAAGTGCAGTCTTTAAAGATTGATCCTCAACTTTAGATAAGGCATCTCTCATAATCTCAAAAGCTTCACTCGTGTCTTTACCTTCTAAGTCTTCCATCGAAATACCAAGTGCATGAAGCGGACCAGCAATATTCTTAACATCACCTAAGGCAATATCAGCAAGAATTGAATTAACCTTAACAAAAGCACGCTCCAAACTACCGGTTTCTGTTCCGGCAATAGTTGCGACATGATTCCATTCTTGTAATGCTTCGATGGACATCCCTATTTTTTGAGCAGTATCATTAAAGGCATCAGCAGTATCAGCACCTTTTTTAGCAAGTGCACCTAAAGCAGTAACAGCACCTAGAATAGGAACCGTCAGACTCTTGGTTAAGGTACCACCAACCTTAGCGATATTATCAAACTTAGCATTACCTAAATCTTTAATCTTAGATTTTGTTTTATCAAATTCGTTATTAAGTCGTTTTACTTCAGATTCACTGTATGAAACATTGCGTTGTACTTTTCTAAACTCAGCGTCTGAAGTTGTACCAAGTTTAAGACCTTGTTTAGCCTTTTCTAACGCCTTATTTTGCGTATCTAAGCGTTTTTTAGTCGTCTCAAGCATCTCATTCAATTGGGTTTGTTTCTTACGCCAAAGCTCAACGTTTGAACTATCATACTTTAGGTTTGTATTAATGGCACGCAAGTCTTTTTGCTGTTCTTTAAGTTCTTTGTTAATCTCTTTTAACTCATTATCAAGATCCTTGCCATCAAGACTCAACTTAATATTAATGCCTTTAATTGTCTCTGCCATCATACTCACCTACCTTTATAATAAGAATAAATCTATGTCTCTTTGGGTCGCTCTTTTTGCTTGTGGTTCATTGGATAGTGTTTTAACCTCGAGTTCAATCAGCATTGCATATACATCAATATCAAAATACTCTGTATCCTTAATTGAGATGCCAAGATGAGCAAGATTATAAATGATATTGGCTGTTGTGTTTTGCTCATCTTGTATATCTACTTTGGGTCTTGTGCACCTTCATTACCACCTAACATTAAGGTAATTGTATTTGAAATGTTTTCAAGTTCCTTCACATCAGATAAGACACTAAAATCCAAATCCATCAAGAACTCATCATAGCTCTTTTTTGTGTATGGTTTGTGCAGAATGTAGATAATTCTAAAAAGAATATCAATAACTAATGCTGCATCCGTTTCATCTTTATTCAAATTTTCAAGTTTCTTAATGTCACTGAATAACTCAGTTCCAAATACACTACGATAAGAGATAATAGTAAAAAGTGAAGACCTTAGTTTAAGATCCTCACCTCTTAGATTAATTGTTTTTTCCATACTATACACCTATGACAGGTAATGTTGGAACTTGTGCAAAGAACTGTTGATAATTTGTGTCACCAAATTTCGCAATCGTTCTAATCACCGATACATTACCAACCTCGATAGGTCTTGCTGTAATTGTAATACTAACCGCATTCGGTTCAATTGATTCTGCTTTTGTTTTAGTCGCATCACTAACTGGACTTGCAGTACACAAGAAATACCAAATACGTCTTGATTTCACATCACCTTGAATCTCATATCCAAGTGCGAATGTTTTAGTTCTATGATTAACAATCTCTACAAGGTTGCCATTAGAATCTCTTGCAAACCCTAAAATATCCACTTTGAAATCATCGTCAAGTTCGGTTAACTTTAAGGTGATATTGGATCCACTACTTGATGCTAGGGTTGCAACAATTTTATCATCAGCATAAACATCCGTTTTACCTGCGATGACTTCTGCACTGAGTTCTTGAGCTCCAAGTAGTTTCTTAGGTGTGCCAAAATCCCATGTATCATCTTCGGTTGGTGTTGCAATTGCATAATGGACGTTCTTAAGTCCAAATGTTACTTTATTGCTCATTTTTATATTCCTCCATCTTTATTTCATAAATTCGATAAATGCCAGTATCAACTAGTGAATACTCGCTAATCATTCTAAAATCAATACCTGCATTTTGTAATACTTCTTCTAAACTAGATTCAATCGTTGTATCTTTTGTTTTGGTAACAAGTGTGATTTGAATCGTCACTTGCCTAATTAAATACGAATCATCCGCATAGACCTTTGGATTTTTATTCAATTCCTGGTAGACAATAAAAGGTGGTTCGGCGTTATCAGTTACATAAAGTGCATAATGAACATTACCAGGTAGTACGTCATTAAGGAGTCCATAAAAGTATGTTAATCTTTCTTTAGTTCCCACGTATAATCCTCCTAATATCATCCAGCATTTTGGGTGTAAAGTAGTCAAATGCAGGTCTCATGAAAGGTCTTGCAGCGACATACTTTCCATTCTTATGTTGAAACCCAAATTCAATCAAGTGAATCAATCTACCCTTTTCTTTTGCATGGATAACAATGGTTTTCGTATGACCTTCACCAATGTCAGTCTTTATAAACTCATCTGCCATCGCACCTTTTCTACCACTTCTTGGTGTATTTGCTATGACATACTCTAATATCAATGTTGCAGTTTCATCAAGTTTTTGTTCAAGTTCTTTTTTAACTGATTCTGCATATTCTGATATTTCATGATTAATTTCATCAACAAAATCATTCAATGTAGCCATGAATATCACTCACCTTCATTTTTGTTTCCATCAAGTAGAGTTCTAAAAACTGTCCTTGTAGATATGTTCGTTCAATTTGATAAATCAAGTCATCAATGATTGCATACTTGCTACCGTCATACAAGAAGCTTTGAATCTTAAGTGCCATGTCTACTTTGTATTCATTCTTTTTACTTTCATAATACTCTTTAGAAGTTACTGATTTTGAAATGCCAATGACTTCTTTTTTGGAAATGAAACCATAACCTTGATTACCGATCTCATCTTTCATTAATGTGATCTTTAATAAAATCAGTCGAATATTAGGACTACTCGGAAACATGATAATCACCACTTGTTAATGCTAATTGATTCAAGAGCATGTCAAAACTCTTTGGTAAATCTTTAACAGAACCATCTGCTTTAAAACCAAAGAAGGTCTTGCAGTAAATAACCACTAGCGAATGAGCTAATGGATGGCTCTCGACAACTGCTGGTGTAATCCCTGTCGATACGAGTAAGTTTTTACATGCACTGATATGATTATTTAATTCATCGTCAGCATAGGTTTCACTGATAGGAATTAATAATGATTTCTTTACTGTTTCAAGTAGTCCCATATTCTAACCTCAATTCTATTCTTGCTTAGGCTTTCTTTTTAACTCTTAGGAAGCCTTTATACCCTACAACGTTACCGCCTGTAAATACGGATGCTTTGTAGCAAATGATGCCATCTTTAAACTTGTAATCATTAGACTTACTAATCTCAACAGGTGAGAAAACAGGCACTTCATAATTGAGTAAGGATCCATAAGCTATACCATATTCTCCAGCTGCAGTGTTTGTGTCCGAAATAGCCTTACAATGAGAATTAATGATGTATGGAATACCATCAATCGTGTTGTTGATGTAGTCAATCGTGTGGACTTTTCTACCTTCTGCAGTACGTAAGCCAGCAAATGCTCTTAAATCATTCTTGTTCAAAATTAAGTATGCTCCACCCTCTACTTCTTCATCACCACCATAAGCAAAGATGATATCATCTAAGGTTGAGTCTGTAATTGAGGTGATTTCTAAATCTGCAGTATCAGATAAAGCGATTGCCTTATCACTAAAGATTCCTGTGAATGTATTGGATGTACCTGGACCTCTTAGGATTTGTTCACTAATCTTCTTTTTAAGGGATAGATTAATATTCTTTAAAACCTCAGCTTGATATGGTAAGTTAGGTAATTTTTCTAACTCCTCAGTGATTTCTGTATAAGCAGTCACCTTAACTTTAGTGATTGTTAAATAACCATACTCTGGTTCAGTTTCTGAATAAGGTTCACCCTCTCCAGTTAAACCAGCAATACCACTACCTTTAACAAATGACTTTTTATAGGTTTCCCCACCATTTAAGTTCACAACTTTGACCTTATCTACTAAGGCAGATACTTGTGCAAATGGATGCGGTGCAATGCCATCGGCAATGTGTTCAGGTAATAGAATCTCTTCACTTGAAACTTGAATAATTCTACTTTCTCTTAGGTTCTTACCACGTGTTTCTAATTGATCTTTATCTACTTGATTCGATCTTTCAACAACGACTGGATTGATTTTCGTCTTGTTTTGAATAGCAAGTTTTCTTTCAATCGTGTCCTTTTCTTTATTGAGTTCATCAACTTCAGCTTCCAATTGTTCTAACACTTCAAGTGTTACTTCCGCACCAATCAAACCTTTGATTTCAGTGATACGTGCTTTAATTTCATTACTTCTTTTTTCTAAATTCATCTGATTATTCTCCTATTTTTATTTTCAAATTTAGTTTTCTTCTTATAAGCTCAGCCTTCATATTTTTCTCTGCTAAATCCATAGTCTTTAGTTCTAAGTCCATAGCCTCTAAAGAACGAGCATAAATCGAAGTCTTATCATAAGCAGGTGTATCAACGATTGAAACATCATATAAACGTTCAATCTTTCTGATAGTTCTTTTTGGAATATCACCATCACGATTCCATTCCTGTTCACTCACTACAAATGCAAAGCTCATTTTATCCAATAAGCCTGATTTGACCATCTTAAATATATCTTGATTGCTTTGTGTATCAAGCAACTCTGCTCTAACCTTTAATCCGACATCATCACTTGTTAAAGTAAGTGAGCCGTTTTTAGTTCGAGCGATGATTAAAAATGAGTCCATGTGGTTATACTTCATTGGCACATCTTTGATGGCTGCATCCGTGATTGCACTTCTACTAATACTTTCAATAAATCCATACGATTCATCACCAATTAAAGTGGGCTCATCATAAACGATTGCATATCCTTCTAAGATCATCTTGTCATCAGTTTCTTCTAGCCTAACTTCTGCTATTCTGGTTTCTTTCTTCATCGTTTCTCAACCTCCTTAGGTTTTGCAGCTTGTTTTTCATACACAAATTCAAGTTCATTGTCCTTGTATGAAAACTCACTAATTTTGTGTGTCTTACAAAAGGTTTCGATTGTATTAATCTTTTCTTTTTGTTCTTCTAAAACAGTATTTAATACATCTTTTGAAACCTTACCGTTAATTGTTACCTTCATTTAAATCATCCTTCCCTACTTGATATTCGTTTGCTTTTGTCGCATCGACGTAATTGAGTGATTGTAATCTTCTATCACCGTTTTCTACTGGTTCAAGTCCCAACAACCCTCTTGATTCATTCAGTGACATGATGCCTAAACCCATGAGCTTTTCAATCGCTGTAACCTTTGTGTTCCAAGATGCGTATTGAAGTCTTTCGCTATAAAAGATAATCTCTTCACCACGCATGATTTCATTTTGAGTAAGCAAGCCTAAAGAAAAAGCCTCAGACATTTGAATGGCTAAAGGCTCGATGGTTTGTTCATAAAATGAGTTAAACTCATCTTCTGTATATTTGGAATGAAAGATTGGAACAGATACACCAAAGTAATCTAGGATTTTTGATTGTAAAAACTCTAAGGTATCCTTATCTATTAGCTTTGGATCTGTTGTTAAAGGTACATAATCACCTTTTAAATCCACAGGAATAATTGAACTGCCTTTATTTCTAATGGACTCTTTGAGTATCTCATTAAATGAATCAAGTTGTTTTTTCTTATCTGTTTCACTTAACATCGCACTCATTTTAAGAAGTCCCTTAATCTGCATGGAACTCTTAAGAGCATTATCAATACCTTGAAGTACATTCTCATTGATTTGTATTGTTTTTAGCAGTGCTTCTTGGTCACCTTTAGAACTCGATCCACCAAAGATCTGATTCGTGTGGTAAAACCTTTTAATATGAATAATGTTCTCATATGGAATCGTGAAGGAATCCGTACTGTCAAAGCTAAACTTTAAATAGTAACTACCACCTGAATCTATGATTGGTTCAACAATGGATGGTTTAAGCGGATAAAGAGCTTTAATTTCACCGGTTGAACCATCAAACATTGGATAGATAAATGCATTGTCGTTCATGAGTAGTGTCGTAATCACCATATAGATAAATTGGTATGGAGTCATAACCTCATTTGGTTGATGCTTTAAAATAAAAGACAGTTTGCCAGATTTCTCCTTAACTGTCTTATCATTCGCTTTCTTTATGTATCTTGGTTTTAGTTTTGCACACTGACTTGCTATCCGATCAATCGCAATCTTTACAACATCACTCTTTGATATATTGTTTCCAAAAGGTGTGAAGAACGTATTGTTTTGATTTAATAACTGGAAGGTGCTTGTTGAACCTTCCTTTTTTTTTCTAAATAATGGCATTTTTCTTAAACTCCTTATACTTCTCCATCTATGTATTGTAAGTCATGAAATAATATGATATACTTTACATAATAGGCTGTGGCTGTGGAAGTGAATAACTATGAATGTTGTATCAGATAAATCTCGAATTTTAGAATTTCTAGATGAGATTAGTAAACCATCTATGTTAAGATTCGATGAATCCTATTATAAAAACTTAGACTTCATTCATTGTATTATTTATATCGACAAATTAAATATTTATAAGTTAGATGAGCTTATTAATATTGATGAATCACTTATTAAGCACTCAAATAGAGTTCTAATTAATATTAACTCTGGACTTGGATTAAAAGTGTCCGAAATTGAAGCAATAACTAATATCATATCCAACAAAACTAATTTTAAAGATTATCATATTAATCTGCAATTTGATCTCGAAACTGACATTAATCGCATCGATCTTATGATAATTTTTGTTGAATAAATAAAGCTAAAACGAAATAGATGGAGAAATTTATAATGGCAATTTACAGAATAATAATTGAAGAAATAGAGGATAAGGATACATTAGCTGGGCAGATACTTCTATGGGTATTATTTGGTTGGTGGTTAGTTCCATTTCTTTTTTTCATGAAATACACATTTTACTTTATATTCGTTTTTCCATTCAAACTACTTATTAATGGTGTTCAAGAACGTAGTGTTCTTAAGATTTTATTTGGACTTATATTATGTGGCCTTTTGGGTTTGGCAATATATTATGGAAATACAAATCCATAAAGCTAAT
The Paracholeplasma morum genome window above contains:
- a CDS encoding phage distal tail protein domain-containing protein; the encoded protein is MTRRFYLENEHGQQFHFKYHSGVLLSNVIGLGFQLNMTYLKYGHIHKTVKRETPLSEISGLLNFMDGYQGYQRFIDYLNQGRDNLKLYYVSNDIKYVHVDVVSLSKAEIKAGLLSCEITLNKKSYWIKERQIIIDITEVLDGKVYPYPYDYTYQITQEGRTTIDVGGSFNANVIIEMEGSVDHPEINVIQNGILVSSLRLNLVEDDVKIRISSVADNKYLKMIKNDIETDIYAYQDFEKDNFIELKPGRNTLEFKSGVMEDTFCKVHIFEYHLG
- a CDS encoding major tail protein, giving the protein MSNKVTFGLKNVHYAIATPTEDDTWDFGTPKKLLGAQELSAEVIAGKTDVYADDKIVATLASSSGSNITLKLTELDDDFKVDILGFARDSNGNLVEIVNHRTKTFALGYEIQGDVKSRRIWYFLCTASPVSDATKTKAESIEPNAVSITITARPIEVGNVSVIRTIAKFGDTNYQQFFAQVPTLPVIGV
- a CDS encoding HK97 gp10 family phage protein produces the protein MATLNDFVDEINHEISEYAESVKKELEQKLDETATLILEYVIANTPRSGRKGAMADEFIKTDIGEGHTKTIVIHAKEKGRLIHLIEFGFQHKNGKYVAARPFMRPAFDYFTPKMLDDIRRIIRGN
- a CDS encoding phage head-tail connector protein is translated as MGLLETVKKSLLIPISETYADDELNNHISACKNLLVSTGITPAVVESHPLAHSLVVIYCKTFFGFKADGSVKDLPKSFDMLLNQLALTSGDYHVSE
- a CDS encoding phage major capsid protein, yielding MNLEKRSNEIKARITEIKGLIGAEVTLEVLEQLEAEVDELNKEKDTIERKLAIQNKTKINPVVVERSNQVDKDQLETRGKNLRESRIIQVSSEEILLPEHIADGIAPHPFAQVSALVDKVKVVNLNGGETYKKSFVKGSGIAGLTGEGEPYSETEPEYGYLTITKVKVTAYTEITEELEKLPNLPYQAEVLKNINLSLKKKISEQILRGPGTSNTFTGIFSDKAIALSDTADLEITSITDSTLDDIIFAYGGDEEVEGGAYLILNKNDLRAFAGLRTAEGRKVHTIDYINNTIDGIPYIINSHCKAISDTNTAAGEYGIAYGSLLNYEVPVFSPVEISKSNDYKFKDGIICYKASVFTGGNVVGYKGFLRVKKKA
- a CDS encoding HK97 family phage prohead protease; the encoded protein is MKKETRIAEVRLEETDDKMILEGYAIVYDEPTLIGDESYGFIESISRSAITDAAIKDVPMKYNHMDSFLIIARTKNGSLTLTSDDVGLKVRAELLDTQSNQDIFKMVKSGLLDKMSFAFVVSEQEWNRDGDIPKRTIRKIERLYDVSIVDTPAYDKTSIYARSLEAMDLELKTMDLAEKNMKAELIRRKLNLKIKIGE
- a CDS encoding phage portal protein, with amino-acid sequence MPLFRKKKEGSTSTFQLLNQNNTFFTPFGNNISKSDVVKIAIDRIASQCAKLKPRYIKKANDKTVKEKSGKLSFILKHQPNEVMTPYQFIYMVITTLLMNDNAFIYPMFDGSTGEIKALYPLKPSIVEPIIDSGGSYYLKFSFDSTDSFTIPYENIIHIKRFYHTNQIFGGSSSKGDQEALLKTIQINENVLQGIDNALKSSMQIKGLLKMSAMLSETDKKKQLDSFNEILKESIRNKGSSIIPVDLKGDYVPLTTDPKLIDKDTLEFLQSKILDYFGVSVPIFHSKYTEDEFNSFYEQTIEPLAIQMSEAFSLGLLTQNEIMRGEEIIFYSERLQYASWNTKVTAIEKLMGLGIMSLNESRGLLGLEPVENGDRRLQSLNYVDATKANEYQVGKDDLNEGNN